The DNA segment TGCGCGAAGTAACAGAAGTGTTCTTGTGTCTGCGCAGGCTTCAGGAGCCCGGTTTGTTCATACACGCTATTGGCCTGTGGAACAAAAAGGCGGGTATACCCTGTGCGAAGTGGAGTTATGTACGGGAAGAACGCATCAGATTCGTCTTGCCTGTGCCCATATGGGTCACCCTCTGGTTGGGGATTGTAAGTATGGCGCTTCGCCGCACAAGGGCTTTCCCTATCTTTTACAGGCCAGACGTATTACCATGGATGGTCGAGAATTTATAGATACGCACGGTGATCTTCTCCGTGCATGGCGTCATCTTTCATAATGAGGGAATACGGATACGGCGGCTGATATGGTGGCCTGATCCTTTCAACCGTACGATGTAGGTCTGAGCGGCCAAGGAATGTTCGTGGAGGGGGAGTTCCCACGCTCCTGCTTGCAACGACTGTTTCTGCACGAGGACGCGTTCTCCCCGCAGGGTATAGAGTTGTATTTCGTAGGTGCCGTCTTGCGGTACTGTTCCCTGCAGGCGGTGTCTGTCTGCCATGGTAAGGCTGAGTGAATTGGATGTGTTTTCATCTGTGGAAATTAGGGAAGATCGATCACTGGGAAAGATGATTCCCCGGTAGGGGAGCCGGTTTTTCCCTGTTATGGTAAGGAAGAGAGAGTCTTCCGGTATGGCGGGGGTAAACTGGAGCGTTGTTTCGGTTTCCTTCATGATCTCTGTGGTAAGAATACCGTTCTTTTCTCCATAGATAGTTACTCTGCTCCCGGATGGTGCAGAGAGAGTAAGCCGTGAATCCTTTTGAGTAAAACGAGGAGTGTATTCAGGGGTGATAGCCCGTGGTGGAGCAGTGAAAAGGGGCAGTGATGGATCGCCAAAGAAAATCCAGGTACGAGCTGTTTTTTTGCCTGCTTCTCCTTGATGGTCAAGCATGGTTGCCTTGCCGGCGTAAAATATTTCACCCATGGAGAGATCATCACCGGAGGCGATACGGCGGTTCATGTCCACCTGGGCTAGTTGCGGGGGGTACCAGTGCATAAGAGGGCTTGAGCCGACAATGGCTATGGCGCCGCCTTTTTCTTTCCGAATCCATTCTTCTGCAACAACGGTGCGGCCCTTAAATTGGCCCACATTACAGGCAAGAGGAATGATCCAAGGAAGACGATGGTTGTTTTTTAAGCTGTCTATATGTTCAGCTGTATACCAAAATCCGCTTGTAAATCCAAAGCCGCGGTTGTCTCCGTGTCCCATGAAATTTATGAGGCTTCGCCCTTCGTTGATATAGGTGGAAAGGTCATCCTCCGTACCGTTTTTGAGTTCAAATATCGTATCAAGGGTGGTAAAGCCATATTCAGCCAAGGGAGCGTGAATTGAATCGGCGATCCAACGATAATCTGCGGGGCGTCCCTCTCTGCTTCCAATACCGGTGGCTGATTGATACCAGTCTGCTCCTTCTTCGGGATACTTTTCATAGGTGAGTACTTTTTCCAGATAGGTTTGTAACTCCTGCTCTGTTTCAACAGAAATTCGTCCTACGAATATATCGGCATAGAGAGAACCTTCTTCAAACATGCCCAAAGCAGGATCTTCCGAAACTCGTTCCGGCTGTTCTCCTGGTTCATAGTAGGTGTCCATAAGAGAGGGGATTGTCTCCCAGTCACCGATAATGACGGCGTAGGTGAGGCCGTGTGTGAGGTATTCCGTGCGAAAAATTTCGCGAATCTCCTCAGGGGACTCCTCAGCGTAGGGGTGTATTATGGTCTCAAGGCCGCGTTTATTTTTCCACCGTACATACTCTGTAAGCAGGGGTATGTGATCGGGGTGGGCAAGAACCAGCATTCGGTCACGTTCTTCTTCGGAAGAGGGCGGTGCGGCAAGAGGGTTTATATGGCGTCGTTGGCGACTTCTTTCATGGGCTGCCATGGAAGGTGGGGAAGATGAAAGGGGACGCATGGCCGTACTATGGTCAAGAGTAATATGCACACGAAGGGTATCAATGACCCTGAGGGTCTGGGTTTCATGGTTGTATTGATAGGGGTGTAATCGAAGGACTGCTTCAGCTTGTCCTTGCACCGTGCGGGGTGTATCAAGATCATAGAGTGAGCGGGGAAACCAGTCTCCTCCAACGGTGTCAGAAGAAGGATGGGGGTGGCTTTGCTGTGCCTGTGCGCGGAGTATATTACCCCGGGAGGGCATGACGGGTGCAGGAAGGGGGATTTTTCGATAGATTGTATCTACGGAAATAACCTGGGGCGTGGCACGGTTGGGAAGGGCAAGAACCGTAGCGGTACGTGGAAGAAAGGGCGCGCCCTTTGTGAGAAATCTTCCTTTTTCAGGACCATGCACTATGGTGAATTTTTCTTCACCGATGAGGGTATCCGTAAGGGTATGGGAGTGGTGAGTATATTCTACCACCAGGGTGTCGTGGGAATCAACATGGCGAATATCATAGGCTGCGAG comes from the Chitinivibrio alkaliphilus ACht1 genome and includes:
- a CDS encoding C25 family cysteine peptidase — its product is MKKPVAYLFCLFSLLAAYDIRHVDSHDTLVVEYTHHSHTLTDTLIGEEKFTIVHGPEKGRFLTKGAPFLPRTATVLALPNRATPQVISVDTIYRKIPLPAPVMPSRGNILRAQAQQSHPHPSSDTVGGDWFPRSLYDLDTPRTVQGQAEAVLRLHPYQYNHETQTLRVIDTLRVHITLDHSTAMRPLSSSPPSMAAHERSRQRRHINPLAAPPSSEEERDRMLVLAHPDHIPLLTEYVRWKNKRGLETIIHPYAEESPEEIREIFRTEYLTHGLTYAVIIGDWETIPSLMDTYYEPGEQPERVSEDPALGMFEEGSLYADIFVGRISVETEQELQTYLEKVLTYEKYPEEGADWYQSATGIGSREGRPADYRWIADSIHAPLAEYGFTTLDTIFELKNGTEDDLSTYINEGRSLINFMGHGDNRGFGFTSGFWYTAEHIDSLKNNHRLPWIIPLACNVGQFKGRTVVAEEWIRKEKGGAIAIVGSSPLMHWYPPQLAQVDMNRRIASGDDLSMGEIFYAGKATMLDHQGEAGKKTARTWIFFGDPSLPLFTAPPRAITPEYTPRFTQKDSRLTLSAPSGSRVTIYGEKNGILTTEIMKETETTLQFTPAIPEDSLFLTITGKNRLPYRGIIFPSDRSSLISTDENTSNSLSLTMADRHRLQGTVPQDGTYEIQLYTLRGERVLVQKQSLQAGAWELPLHEHSLAAQTYIVRLKGSGHHISRRIRIPSL